A stretch of Anoplopoma fimbria isolate UVic2021 breed Golden Eagle Sablefish chromosome 4, Afim_UVic_2022, whole genome shotgun sequence DNA encodes these proteins:
- the LOC129090099 gene encoding cytoplasmic polyadenylation element-binding protein 4-like isoform X4 — protein sequence MGDYGFGVLVKNSSGNKSAFPVRIPPHLQPQHPHHPSNPPSPPSFVNNTCSTNGGSAWLFPAVAQHSNMQDEILESEKSKALDLQDMQEKSQVQSQPQALSPGQQEAVGGLGELEGVLPEDGQLEKGSLESSGGKEKLRMESPVLSGFDYQDSLGMGTSCAQSTSSSSSLTSFNNWSPAVPSTQSPVVGEDAGGFFGPTGSNANGPPLLFQNFSHHAAPGFGGGGSFSPQIGPVSQHHPPTPHPQHYHPHNQGVPQQHRRSPASPHPTQPSFPPHPHRTGPFTQLPHLTAPQSKPPSPWGSYQSPSTPTSTSWSPGGYGGWGGTQGVREYRRGVGGGMTGLNSISPLKKSFPNNQVPSQKFPRNSSGFNHKGWVEDSMSRSDSVYPFQERTRSFDGFSMHSLENSLIDIMRAEQDSLKGRYSFSHQGGDGPLPLNGHSSLFPMEDERSFGEDESGDQGLTGLGSAHCFPHLNGERVERYSRKVFVGGLPPDIDEDEITASFRRFGHLFVDWPHKAESKSYFPPKGYAFLLFQDESSVQALIDACIQEDGKLYLCVSSPTIKDKPVQIRPWNLNDSDFVMDGSQPLDPRKTIFVGGVPRPLRAVELAMIMDRLYGGVCYAGIDTDPELKYPKGAGRVAFSNQQSYIAAISARFVQLQHGEIDKRVEVKPYVLDDQLCDECQGTRCGGKFAPFFCANVTCLQYYCEYCWAAIHSRAGREFHKPLVKEGGDRPRHISFRWN from the exons ATGGGGGACTACGGGTTTGGAGTTCTGGTAAAGAACAGCAGTGGTAATAAATCTGCTTTCCCTGTAAGGATCCCTCCTCACCTCCAACCCCAGCACCCTCACCACCCCTCCAACCCCCCCAGCCCCCCTTCCTTCGTAAACAACACCTGCTCCACCAATGGGGGCAGCGCTTGGTTGTTCCCTGCCGTAGCCCAGCACAGTAACATGCAAGATGAGATTCTTGAGTCAGAAAAGTCCAAGGCCTTGGACCTCCAGGACATGCAGGAGAAGTCTCAGGTCCAGAGCCAGCCTCAGGCCCTGTCCCCGGGCCAGCAGGAGGCGGTGGGAGGCCTAGGAGAGCTTGAGGGAGTGCTTCCCGAAGATGGCCAATTGGAGAAGGGTTCTTTGGAGAGCAGTGGTGGAAAGGAGAAGCTGAGGATGGAGTCCCCCGTGCTAAGTGGGTTTGACTACCAGGACAGCCTGGGAATGGGTACAAGCTGTGCACaatccacctcctcctcctcttcactgacCAGTTTTAACAACTGGTCCCCTGCTGTCCCGTCCACCCAGTCTCCAGTGGTCGGGGAAGACGCCGGAGGGTTCTTCGGCCCGACTGGCTCCAATGCTAATGGGCCGCCCCTGCTGTTCCAGAACTTCTCCCACCACGCTGCGCCTGGCTTTGGAGGGGGAGGTAGTTTCTCCCCACAGATTGGACCGGTGTCCCAGCACCACCCACCCACACCTCACCCCCAGCACTACCACCCCCACAATCAGGGGGTCCCGCAGCAGCACCGACGCTCCCCAGCTAGCCCTCATCCAACCCAGCCCTCTTTCCCTCCGCATCCCCATCGCACTGGACCGTTCACCCAGCTGCCCCACCTCACTGCACCCCAGAGCAAACCCCCTTCACCTTGGGGAAGCTACCAGAGCCCCTCCACTCCCACATCCACCTCCTGGAGCCCCGGTGGCTATGGTGGCTGGGGAGGCACGCAGGGTGTCCGGGAGTACAGGCGTGGGGTAGGTGGAGGGATGACGGGTCTTAACTCCATCTCCCCGCTGAAGAAGTCGTTCCCCAACAATCAG GTTCCATCTCAGAAGTTCCCCAGAAATAGCTCTGGTTTCAATCACAAGGGCTGGGTGGAGGACAGCATGAGCCGCAGTGACAGCGTCTACCCTTTCCAG GAGAGAACACGGTCCTTTGATGGTTTTAGTATGCACTCTCTGGAGAACTCCCTGATTGACATTATGAGGGCTGAGCAGGATTCCTTGAAAG GTCGCTACAGCTTCTCTCACCAGGGTGGAGACGGTCCTCTACCTCTGAACG GCCATTCCTCTCTGTTCCCAATGGAGGATGAGCGCTCCTTTGGAGAGGACGAGTCCGGTGACCAGGGGCTCACTGGCCTCGGTTCAGCCCACTGTTTCCCCCACCTCAATGGTGAACGCGTGGAGCGATATTCACGCAAAGTGTTTGTTGGGGGGCTGCCCCCAGACATAGATGAAG ACGAAATTACTGCCAGTTTCCGCCGATTTGGTCATCTGTTTGTTGACTGGCCTCACAAGGCAGAGAGCAAGTCCTATTTTCCACCGAAAG GATATGCATTCCTGCTGTTTCAAGACGAGAGCTCTGTTCAGGCCCTGATTGACGCCTGCATTCAGGAGGATGGCAAGCTCTACCTGTGTGTCTCCAGTCCCACCATCAAAGACAAGCCT GTCCAGATCCGACCCTGGAACCTAAACGACAGTGACTTTGTAATGGACGGCTCTCAGCCTTTGGACCCCAGGAAAACTATCTTTGTAGGAGGTGTCCCTCGTCCCCTACGTGCAG TGGAGCTCGCCATGATCATGGACCGTCTGTATGGGGGAGTGTGTTACGCTGGCATTGACACAGACCCTGAACTCAAATATCCAAAAGGGGCGGGGCGAGTAGCCTTCTCTAATCAGCAAAGCTACATTGCAGCCATTAGTGCCCGATTTGTTCAACTGCAGCACGGGGAGATTGATAAACGG gtggaAGTGAAGCCATATGTCCTGGACGACCAGCTGTGTGATGAGTGCCAGGGCACCCGCTGTGGGGGGAAGTTTGCTCCTTTCTTCTGCGCCAACGTGACCTGTCTGCAGTACTACTGTGAGTACTGCTGGGCAGCCATCCACTCCCGGGCCGGACGTGAGTTCCACAAGCCGCTGGTGAAAGAGGGAGGGGATCGACCACGACACATCTCCTTCCGCTGGAACTGA
- the LOC129090099 gene encoding cytoplasmic polyadenylation element-binding protein 4-like isoform X3 — protein MGDYGFGVLVKNSSGNKSAFPVRIPPHLQPQHPHHPSNPPSPPSFVNNTCSTNGGSAWLFPAVAQHSNMQDEILESEKSKALDLQDMQEKSQVQSQPQALSPGQQEAVGGLGELEGVLPEDGQLEKGSLESSGGKEKLRMESPVLSGFDYQDSLGMGTSCAQSTSSSSSLTSFNNWSPAVPSTQSPVVGEDAGGFFGPTGSNANGPPLLFQNFSHHAAPGFGGGGSFSPQIGPVSQHHPPTPHPQHYHPHNQGVPQQHRRSPASPHPTQPSFPPHPHRTGPFTQLPHLTAPQSKPPSPWGSYQSPSTPTSTSWSPGGYGGWGGTQGVREYRRGVGGGMTGLNSISPLKKSFPNNQVPSQKFPRNSSGFNHKGWVEDSMSRSDSVYPFQERTRSFDGFSMHSLENSLIDIMRAEQDSLKGRYSFSHQGGDGPLPLNARSYGRRRGHSSLFPMEDERSFGEDESGDQGLTGLGSAHCFPHLNGERVERYSRKVFVGGLPPDIDEDEITASFRRFGHLFVDWPHKAESKSYFPPKGYAFLLFQDESSVQALIDACIQEDGKLYLCVSSPTIKDKPVQIRPWNLNDSDFVMDGSQPLDPRKTIFVGGVPRPLRAVELAMIMDRLYGGVCYAGIDTDPELKYPKGAGRVAFSNQQSYIAAISARFVQLQHGEIDKRVEVKPYVLDDQLCDECQGTRCGGKFAPFFCANVTCLQYYCEYCWAAIHSRAGREFHKPLVKEGGDRPRHISFRWN, from the exons ATGGGGGACTACGGGTTTGGAGTTCTGGTAAAGAACAGCAGTGGTAATAAATCTGCTTTCCCTGTAAGGATCCCTCCTCACCTCCAACCCCAGCACCCTCACCACCCCTCCAACCCCCCCAGCCCCCCTTCCTTCGTAAACAACACCTGCTCCACCAATGGGGGCAGCGCTTGGTTGTTCCCTGCCGTAGCCCAGCACAGTAACATGCAAGATGAGATTCTTGAGTCAGAAAAGTCCAAGGCCTTGGACCTCCAGGACATGCAGGAGAAGTCTCAGGTCCAGAGCCAGCCTCAGGCCCTGTCCCCGGGCCAGCAGGAGGCGGTGGGAGGCCTAGGAGAGCTTGAGGGAGTGCTTCCCGAAGATGGCCAATTGGAGAAGGGTTCTTTGGAGAGCAGTGGTGGAAAGGAGAAGCTGAGGATGGAGTCCCCCGTGCTAAGTGGGTTTGACTACCAGGACAGCCTGGGAATGGGTACAAGCTGTGCACaatccacctcctcctcctcttcactgacCAGTTTTAACAACTGGTCCCCTGCTGTCCCGTCCACCCAGTCTCCAGTGGTCGGGGAAGACGCCGGAGGGTTCTTCGGCCCGACTGGCTCCAATGCTAATGGGCCGCCCCTGCTGTTCCAGAACTTCTCCCACCACGCTGCGCCTGGCTTTGGAGGGGGAGGTAGTTTCTCCCCACAGATTGGACCGGTGTCCCAGCACCACCCACCCACACCTCACCCCCAGCACTACCACCCCCACAATCAGGGGGTCCCGCAGCAGCACCGACGCTCCCCAGCTAGCCCTCATCCAACCCAGCCCTCTTTCCCTCCGCATCCCCATCGCACTGGACCGTTCACCCAGCTGCCCCACCTCACTGCACCCCAGAGCAAACCCCCTTCACCTTGGGGAAGCTACCAGAGCCCCTCCACTCCCACATCCACCTCCTGGAGCCCCGGTGGCTATGGTGGCTGGGGAGGCACGCAGGGTGTCCGGGAGTACAGGCGTGGGGTAGGTGGAGGGATGACGGGTCTTAACTCCATCTCCCCGCTGAAGAAGTCGTTCCCCAACAATCAG GTTCCATCTCAGAAGTTCCCCAGAAATAGCTCTGGTTTCAATCACAAGGGCTGGGTGGAGGACAGCATGAGCCGCAGTGACAGCGTCTACCCTTTCCAG GAGAGAACACGGTCCTTTGATGGTTTTAGTATGCACTCTCTGGAGAACTCCCTGATTGACATTATGAGGGCTGAGCAGGATTCCTTGAAAG GTCGCTACAGCTTCTCTCACCAGGGTGGAGACGGTCCTCTACCTCTGAACG CAAGAAGTTATGGCAGAAGACGAG GCCATTCCTCTCTGTTCCCAATGGAGGATGAGCGCTCCTTTGGAGAGGACGAGTCCGGTGACCAGGGGCTCACTGGCCTCGGTTCAGCCCACTGTTTCCCCCACCTCAATGGTGAACGCGTGGAGCGATATTCACGCAAAGTGTTTGTTGGGGGGCTGCCCCCAGACATAGATGAAG ACGAAATTACTGCCAGTTTCCGCCGATTTGGTCATCTGTTTGTTGACTGGCCTCACAAGGCAGAGAGCAAGTCCTATTTTCCACCGAAAG GATATGCATTCCTGCTGTTTCAAGACGAGAGCTCTGTTCAGGCCCTGATTGACGCCTGCATTCAGGAGGATGGCAAGCTCTACCTGTGTGTCTCCAGTCCCACCATCAAAGACAAGCCT GTCCAGATCCGACCCTGGAACCTAAACGACAGTGACTTTGTAATGGACGGCTCTCAGCCTTTGGACCCCAGGAAAACTATCTTTGTAGGAGGTGTCCCTCGTCCCCTACGTGCAG TGGAGCTCGCCATGATCATGGACCGTCTGTATGGGGGAGTGTGTTACGCTGGCATTGACACAGACCCTGAACTCAAATATCCAAAAGGGGCGGGGCGAGTAGCCTTCTCTAATCAGCAAAGCTACATTGCAGCCATTAGTGCCCGATTTGTTCAACTGCAGCACGGGGAGATTGATAAACGG gtggaAGTGAAGCCATATGTCCTGGACGACCAGCTGTGTGATGAGTGCCAGGGCACCCGCTGTGGGGGGAAGTTTGCTCCTTTCTTCTGCGCCAACGTGACCTGTCTGCAGTACTACTGTGAGTACTGCTGGGCAGCCATCCACTCCCGGGCCGGACGTGAGTTCCACAAGCCGCTGGTGAAAGAGGGAGGGGATCGACCACGACACATCTCCTTCCGCTGGAACTGA
- the LOC129090099 gene encoding cytoplasmic polyadenylation element-binding protein 4-like isoform X1: MGDYGFGVLVKNSSGNKSAFPVRIPPHLQPQHPHHPSNPPSPPSFVNNTCSTNGGSAWLFPAVAQHSNMQDEILESEKSKALDLQDMQEKSQVQSQPQALSPGQQEAVGGLGELEGVLPEDGQLEKGSLESSGGKEKLRMESPVLSGFDYQDSLGMGTSCAQSTSSSSSLTSFNNWSPAVPSTQSPVVGEDAGGFFGPTGSNANGPPLLFQNFSHHAAPGFGGGGSFSPQIGPVSQHHPPTPHPQHYHPHNQGVPQQHRRSPASPHPTQPSFPPHPHRTGPFTQLPHLTAPQSKPPSPWGSYQSPSTPTSTSWSPGGYGGWGGTQGVREYRRGVGGGMTGLNSISPLKKSFPNNQVPSQKFPRNSSGFNHKGWVEDSMSRSDSVYPFQVSISQQERTRSFDGFSMHSLENSLIDIMRAEQDSLKGRYSFSHQGGDGPLPLNARSYGRRRGHSSLFPMEDERSFGEDESGDQGLTGLGSAHCFPHLNGERVERYSRKVFVGGLPPDIDEDEITASFRRFGHLFVDWPHKAESKSYFPPKGYAFLLFQDESSVQALIDACIQEDGKLYLCVSSPTIKDKPVQIRPWNLNDSDFVMDGSQPLDPRKTIFVGGVPRPLRAVELAMIMDRLYGGVCYAGIDTDPELKYPKGAGRVAFSNQQSYIAAISARFVQLQHGEIDKRVEVKPYVLDDQLCDECQGTRCGGKFAPFFCANVTCLQYYCEYCWAAIHSRAGREFHKPLVKEGGDRPRHISFRWN; the protein is encoded by the exons ATGGGGGACTACGGGTTTGGAGTTCTGGTAAAGAACAGCAGTGGTAATAAATCTGCTTTCCCTGTAAGGATCCCTCCTCACCTCCAACCCCAGCACCCTCACCACCCCTCCAACCCCCCCAGCCCCCCTTCCTTCGTAAACAACACCTGCTCCACCAATGGGGGCAGCGCTTGGTTGTTCCCTGCCGTAGCCCAGCACAGTAACATGCAAGATGAGATTCTTGAGTCAGAAAAGTCCAAGGCCTTGGACCTCCAGGACATGCAGGAGAAGTCTCAGGTCCAGAGCCAGCCTCAGGCCCTGTCCCCGGGCCAGCAGGAGGCGGTGGGAGGCCTAGGAGAGCTTGAGGGAGTGCTTCCCGAAGATGGCCAATTGGAGAAGGGTTCTTTGGAGAGCAGTGGTGGAAAGGAGAAGCTGAGGATGGAGTCCCCCGTGCTAAGTGGGTTTGACTACCAGGACAGCCTGGGAATGGGTACAAGCTGTGCACaatccacctcctcctcctcttcactgacCAGTTTTAACAACTGGTCCCCTGCTGTCCCGTCCACCCAGTCTCCAGTGGTCGGGGAAGACGCCGGAGGGTTCTTCGGCCCGACTGGCTCCAATGCTAATGGGCCGCCCCTGCTGTTCCAGAACTTCTCCCACCACGCTGCGCCTGGCTTTGGAGGGGGAGGTAGTTTCTCCCCACAGATTGGACCGGTGTCCCAGCACCACCCACCCACACCTCACCCCCAGCACTACCACCCCCACAATCAGGGGGTCCCGCAGCAGCACCGACGCTCCCCAGCTAGCCCTCATCCAACCCAGCCCTCTTTCCCTCCGCATCCCCATCGCACTGGACCGTTCACCCAGCTGCCCCACCTCACTGCACCCCAGAGCAAACCCCCTTCACCTTGGGGAAGCTACCAGAGCCCCTCCACTCCCACATCCACCTCCTGGAGCCCCGGTGGCTATGGTGGCTGGGGAGGCACGCAGGGTGTCCGGGAGTACAGGCGTGGGGTAGGTGGAGGGATGACGGGTCTTAACTCCATCTCCCCGCTGAAGAAGTCGTTCCCCAACAATCAG GTTCCATCTCAGAAGTTCCCCAGAAATAGCTCTGGTTTCAATCACAAGGGCTGGGTGGAGGACAGCATGAGCCGCAGTGACAGCGTCTACCCTTTCCAGGTGAGCATATCACAG cAGGAGAGAACACGGTCCTTTGATGGTTTTAGTATGCACTCTCTGGAGAACTCCCTGATTGACATTATGAGGGCTGAGCAGGATTCCTTGAAAG GTCGCTACAGCTTCTCTCACCAGGGTGGAGACGGTCCTCTACCTCTGAACG CAAGAAGTTATGGCAGAAGACGAG GCCATTCCTCTCTGTTCCCAATGGAGGATGAGCGCTCCTTTGGAGAGGACGAGTCCGGTGACCAGGGGCTCACTGGCCTCGGTTCAGCCCACTGTTTCCCCCACCTCAATGGTGAACGCGTGGAGCGATATTCACGCAAAGTGTTTGTTGGGGGGCTGCCCCCAGACATAGATGAAG ACGAAATTACTGCCAGTTTCCGCCGATTTGGTCATCTGTTTGTTGACTGGCCTCACAAGGCAGAGAGCAAGTCCTATTTTCCACCGAAAG GATATGCATTCCTGCTGTTTCAAGACGAGAGCTCTGTTCAGGCCCTGATTGACGCCTGCATTCAGGAGGATGGCAAGCTCTACCTGTGTGTCTCCAGTCCCACCATCAAAGACAAGCCT GTCCAGATCCGACCCTGGAACCTAAACGACAGTGACTTTGTAATGGACGGCTCTCAGCCTTTGGACCCCAGGAAAACTATCTTTGTAGGAGGTGTCCCTCGTCCCCTACGTGCAG TGGAGCTCGCCATGATCATGGACCGTCTGTATGGGGGAGTGTGTTACGCTGGCATTGACACAGACCCTGAACTCAAATATCCAAAAGGGGCGGGGCGAGTAGCCTTCTCTAATCAGCAAAGCTACATTGCAGCCATTAGTGCCCGATTTGTTCAACTGCAGCACGGGGAGATTGATAAACGG gtggaAGTGAAGCCATATGTCCTGGACGACCAGCTGTGTGATGAGTGCCAGGGCACCCGCTGTGGGGGGAAGTTTGCTCCTTTCTTCTGCGCCAACGTGACCTGTCTGCAGTACTACTGTGAGTACTGCTGGGCAGCCATCCACTCCCGGGCCGGACGTGAGTTCCACAAGCCGCTGGTGAAAGAGGGAGGGGATCGACCACGACACATCTCCTTCCGCTGGAACTGA
- the LOC129090099 gene encoding cytoplasmic polyadenylation element-binding protein 4-like isoform X2 encodes MGDYGFGVLVKNSSGNKSAFPVRIPPHLQPQHPHHPSNPPSPPSFVNNTCSTNGGSAWLFPAVAQHSNMQDEILESEKSKALDLQDMQEKSQVQSQPQALSPGQQEAVGGLGELEGVLPEDGQLEKGSLESSGGKEKLRMESPVLSGFDYQDSLGMGTSCAQSTSSSSSLTSFNNWSPAVPSTQSPVVGEDAGGFFGPTGSNANGPPLLFQNFSHHAAPGFGGGGSFSPQIGPVSQHHPPTPHPQHYHPHNQGVPQQHRRSPASPHPTQPSFPPHPHRTGPFTQLPHLTAPQSKPPSPWGSYQSPSTPTSTSWSPGGYGGWGGTQGVREYRRGVGGGMTGLNSISPLKKSFPNNQVPSQKFPRNSSGFNHKGWVEDSMSRSDSVYPFQQERTRSFDGFSMHSLENSLIDIMRAEQDSLKGRYSFSHQGGDGPLPLNARSYGRRRGHSSLFPMEDERSFGEDESGDQGLTGLGSAHCFPHLNGERVERYSRKVFVGGLPPDIDEDEITASFRRFGHLFVDWPHKAESKSYFPPKGYAFLLFQDESSVQALIDACIQEDGKLYLCVSSPTIKDKPVQIRPWNLNDSDFVMDGSQPLDPRKTIFVGGVPRPLRAVELAMIMDRLYGGVCYAGIDTDPELKYPKGAGRVAFSNQQSYIAAISARFVQLQHGEIDKRVEVKPYVLDDQLCDECQGTRCGGKFAPFFCANVTCLQYYCEYCWAAIHSRAGREFHKPLVKEGGDRPRHISFRWN; translated from the exons ATGGGGGACTACGGGTTTGGAGTTCTGGTAAAGAACAGCAGTGGTAATAAATCTGCTTTCCCTGTAAGGATCCCTCCTCACCTCCAACCCCAGCACCCTCACCACCCCTCCAACCCCCCCAGCCCCCCTTCCTTCGTAAACAACACCTGCTCCACCAATGGGGGCAGCGCTTGGTTGTTCCCTGCCGTAGCCCAGCACAGTAACATGCAAGATGAGATTCTTGAGTCAGAAAAGTCCAAGGCCTTGGACCTCCAGGACATGCAGGAGAAGTCTCAGGTCCAGAGCCAGCCTCAGGCCCTGTCCCCGGGCCAGCAGGAGGCGGTGGGAGGCCTAGGAGAGCTTGAGGGAGTGCTTCCCGAAGATGGCCAATTGGAGAAGGGTTCTTTGGAGAGCAGTGGTGGAAAGGAGAAGCTGAGGATGGAGTCCCCCGTGCTAAGTGGGTTTGACTACCAGGACAGCCTGGGAATGGGTACAAGCTGTGCACaatccacctcctcctcctcttcactgacCAGTTTTAACAACTGGTCCCCTGCTGTCCCGTCCACCCAGTCTCCAGTGGTCGGGGAAGACGCCGGAGGGTTCTTCGGCCCGACTGGCTCCAATGCTAATGGGCCGCCCCTGCTGTTCCAGAACTTCTCCCACCACGCTGCGCCTGGCTTTGGAGGGGGAGGTAGTTTCTCCCCACAGATTGGACCGGTGTCCCAGCACCACCCACCCACACCTCACCCCCAGCACTACCACCCCCACAATCAGGGGGTCCCGCAGCAGCACCGACGCTCCCCAGCTAGCCCTCATCCAACCCAGCCCTCTTTCCCTCCGCATCCCCATCGCACTGGACCGTTCACCCAGCTGCCCCACCTCACTGCACCCCAGAGCAAACCCCCTTCACCTTGGGGAAGCTACCAGAGCCCCTCCACTCCCACATCCACCTCCTGGAGCCCCGGTGGCTATGGTGGCTGGGGAGGCACGCAGGGTGTCCGGGAGTACAGGCGTGGGGTAGGTGGAGGGATGACGGGTCTTAACTCCATCTCCCCGCTGAAGAAGTCGTTCCCCAACAATCAG GTTCCATCTCAGAAGTTCCCCAGAAATAGCTCTGGTTTCAATCACAAGGGCTGGGTGGAGGACAGCATGAGCCGCAGTGACAGCGTCTACCCTTTCCAG cAGGAGAGAACACGGTCCTTTGATGGTTTTAGTATGCACTCTCTGGAGAACTCCCTGATTGACATTATGAGGGCTGAGCAGGATTCCTTGAAAG GTCGCTACAGCTTCTCTCACCAGGGTGGAGACGGTCCTCTACCTCTGAACG CAAGAAGTTATGGCAGAAGACGAG GCCATTCCTCTCTGTTCCCAATGGAGGATGAGCGCTCCTTTGGAGAGGACGAGTCCGGTGACCAGGGGCTCACTGGCCTCGGTTCAGCCCACTGTTTCCCCCACCTCAATGGTGAACGCGTGGAGCGATATTCACGCAAAGTGTTTGTTGGGGGGCTGCCCCCAGACATAGATGAAG ACGAAATTACTGCCAGTTTCCGCCGATTTGGTCATCTGTTTGTTGACTGGCCTCACAAGGCAGAGAGCAAGTCCTATTTTCCACCGAAAG GATATGCATTCCTGCTGTTTCAAGACGAGAGCTCTGTTCAGGCCCTGATTGACGCCTGCATTCAGGAGGATGGCAAGCTCTACCTGTGTGTCTCCAGTCCCACCATCAAAGACAAGCCT GTCCAGATCCGACCCTGGAACCTAAACGACAGTGACTTTGTAATGGACGGCTCTCAGCCTTTGGACCCCAGGAAAACTATCTTTGTAGGAGGTGTCCCTCGTCCCCTACGTGCAG TGGAGCTCGCCATGATCATGGACCGTCTGTATGGGGGAGTGTGTTACGCTGGCATTGACACAGACCCTGAACTCAAATATCCAAAAGGGGCGGGGCGAGTAGCCTTCTCTAATCAGCAAAGCTACATTGCAGCCATTAGTGCCCGATTTGTTCAACTGCAGCACGGGGAGATTGATAAACGG gtggaAGTGAAGCCATATGTCCTGGACGACCAGCTGTGTGATGAGTGCCAGGGCACCCGCTGTGGGGGGAAGTTTGCTCCTTTCTTCTGCGCCAACGTGACCTGTCTGCAGTACTACTGTGAGTACTGCTGGGCAGCCATCCACTCCCGGGCCGGACGTGAGTTCCACAAGCCGCTGGTGAAAGAGGGAGGGGATCGACCACGACACATCTCCTTCCGCTGGAACTGA